A stretch of Coleofasciculaceae cyanobacterium DNA encodes these proteins:
- a CDS encoding RecQ family ATP-dependent DNA helicase, which yields MNIAWREVKEKFKQIWGYEDFRSPQGEIVQALLTGQDALIILPTGGGKSICFQLPALLQTGLTIVVSPLVALMENQVNQLKHLGLSGALLHSELSRSERKKTLDAIALGELSLLYLSPETLLSLPVWKIIAQPEVKITGIVIDEVHCLTQWGTTFRPAYRRLGIVRRSLLQHKPTGTKIAIAAFTATADPQAQREISLVLELKQPETWLISPYRYNLSLNIQTVWTPRGRKQQMLRFIQTKANQSGLIYVRSRKDSQTLAAWLKSEGYAAAAYHAGLITSDRRKIEQGWISSKIQFVICTSAFGMGIDKPDVRWIVHYHSPELLAEYIQEVGRGGRDGKPAEALTLISEPTGWLDPEDKQRSQFFQRKLEQQYRQAQKIVAQLPQQGAIATIKSQFPHGEISLGILHSLGLVYWPDPFHYCKRSAQVSLNRLALSQKHHQKQMQQYLRTKQCRWQYLLQAFDFKQEAQGFKCGTCDNCRNANL from the coding sequence ATGAATATTGCCTGGCGAGAAGTTAAGGAGAAGTTTAAACAGATCTGGGGATATGAAGATTTTAGATCGCCTCAAGGGGAGATAGTTCAAGCTCTTTTAACTGGTCAAGACGCTCTAATCATTTTGCCTACAGGTGGCGGAAAGTCGATTTGCTTTCAGCTACCTGCACTTCTGCAAACAGGATTAACTATAGTGGTTTCTCCTCTGGTGGCGTTAATGGAGAATCAGGTCAATCAGTTAAAACATTTAGGATTATCTGGAGCTTTACTACATAGTGAATTGTCTAGAAGTGAAAGAAAAAAAACTTTAGACGCGATCGCACTGGGGGAATTGAGCTTATTATATTTATCACCCGAAACTCTACTTAGTTTACCTGTCTGGAAAATTATTGCTCAACCCGAAGTCAAGATCACGGGTATTGTGATCGATGAGGTTCACTGCTTAACTCAATGGGGAACTACTTTTCGTCCTGCCTATCGTCGCTTAGGTATTGTGCGTCGTAGTTTACTTCAGCATAAACCGACTGGGACAAAAATCGCGATCGCCGCTTTTACCGCTACTGCCGATCCTCAAGCCCAACGCGAGATATCTCTGGTTTTGGAGTTAAAGCAACCAGAAACTTGGTTAATTAGTCCCTATCGTTACAATCTCAGTCTTAATATTCAGACGGTTTGGACTCCCAGAGGCAGAAAGCAACAGATGCTAAGGTTTATTCAAACCAAAGCAAATCAATCTGGTTTAATCTATGTTCGTTCTCGTAAAGATAGCCAAACCCTGGCAGCATGGTTAAAATCTGAGGGTTATGCTGCTGCTGCTTATCATGCGGGATTGATTACCAGCGATCGCCGAAAAATTGAGCAAGGCTGGATCTCAAGTAAAATTCAATTCGTGATTTGTACCTCTGCTTTTGGCATGGGGATCGATAAACCGGATGTTCGCTGGATAGTTCATTATCATTCCCCAGAATTACTGGCTGAATACATACAGGAAGTCGGTAGAGGTGGCAGAGATGGCAAACCCGCTGAAGCTTTAACTTTGATTAGTGAACCGACTGGATGGTTAGATCCCGAAGATAAACAGCGTAGTCAGTTTTTTCAGCGCAAGCTAGAACAGCAATATCGCCAAGCGCAAAAAATAGTTGCACAACTACCGCAGCAAGGTGCGATCGCCACGATCAAATCACAGTTTCCTCATGGAGAAATTAGTCTGGGTATCTTACACAGCTTAGGTTTGGTTTACTGGCCAGATCCGTTTCATTACTGCAAACGCTCTGCTCAAGTGTCCTTAAATCGTCTCGCCCTCAGCCAAAAACACCATCAAAAACAGATGCAGCAATATCTGAGAACTAAGCAATGTCGTTGGCAATATCTATTACAGGCTTTTGATTTTAAACAAGAAGCACAAGGCTTTAAATGTGGAACTTGTGATAACTGCCGTAATGCCAATTTATGA